GGCCTTGCCCCGGCCGCCGGTCTTCACCTGCGCCTTGACCACGACGACGGGGGTGCCCAGCTCGGCCGCAGCACGGCCGGCCTCCTCCGGCGTCGTCGCGGTGATGCCGCGCAGCACGGGGACCCCGTGCGCCTCGAACATGTCCCGGGCTTGGTACTCGTACAGATCCACAGTGCCTCCTGGTCGCGACCTGCCGTTGCCCGCAGGTCGACCGCCTCGGACACCCGGGCCCGGCCCGGCCCTGGTGTCGGTCCACCGCCGGCGGACCGAGGACGAGCCTAGTGGTTGGGCGCCCCGCGGCGCCTGACGGGGTTCAGAGGCCGCGGTCGAGGCCGACGTGGCCCCGGACCCAGGCCACGATGTCCGCCATCGTCGCCCCGGGGGTGAACACCTCGCCGACCCCGAGCTCCAGCAGGGCCGCCCGATCGGCCGGCGGGATGATGCCGCCGCCGAAGACCACGACGTCGCCGGCGTCCTCGGCGGCCAGCAGCTCCAGCACCCGCGCGAAGAGGGTGAGGTGCGCCCCCGACAGCACCGACAGCCCGACCGCGTCGGCGTCCTCGGCCAGGGCGGTCCGCACGATCTGCTCCGGCGTCTGGTGCAGGCCGGTGTAGATGACCTCCATACCGGCGTCCCGGAGCGCCCGCGCCACGACCTTCGCGCCGCGGTCGTGGCCGTCCAGGCCGGGCTTGGCCACGACGACGCGCAGCCGCCGGCCGGTCGCGGTGTGCTCGGAGGGCTCCACGCGCCCGAGGCTACTGCGCGTCGCCGGCGTGCGGTGCCGGACGGTCGCGGGCGGGGCGCCGGGGCCGGACGGCCTCCTCGGCGGGGGCCAGGCGCGCGTCCTCTCCCCGACCCCCCCGAAAGTGGGGACCTAAGACCCTGCGGATCCGGTGGTCCCGCGCCGGGTTGCTCCGTATCCTGGGGCAGGGCCCTCGCGCCCCGGTCGGGACCGAGACCCCGACGCGCCGCCCCCGCGTCGCAGCCCGCAGATCCCAGGAGTAGTGCCGTGCTCGTCCCCACGCCTCGACGTCCGGCCCGCCGGGCCGACGTCGTCGACGTCGAGCGCCGCTCCTGGCTGTCCACCGCCACCGCCGCGCTCGCCGTCTCGGCGCTCGGGCTGGTGCTCGCGGGGTCCATCACCGCGACCGGCAACGCCGAACCGCGACCGGCCCCGCCCGGCGTCGCGTCCCCGCAGCAGCAGGCCGTCCGGGTCGCGACGCCGTCCCCCACCCCTGACCCCTCGGTCCTCGAGGCCTTCAGCTTCGGTGGTGACGGCGGCGAGCCGCTCCGCCAGGCGATCGTCGCCGAGCACGCCGCGCAGCGGGCCGAGGAGCTCGCCAAGGACGCCGAAGCCATCAGCCGGGCGGCGAACCAGGCGAGGACGAAGGCCCGGCAGGAGGGGCTGACGGCCGCCGAGAAGGCCACCCAGGCCAAGGGCGCCGAGCTGGCCCGGCAGGCGCTGGAGCGGGCAGCGGCCGCCCGGGCCGCCGCCGTGACCGCCCGTGCCGCGGCCGAGGCCGCCGCGAAGGCCCTGGCCGCCGCACCGACCACCGCCCCCACCACCGCGCCGACCGGGCCGACCGCACCCGCGGCCCCGACGGTGCCGGACGCGCCCGTCGTCGTCACCGGCGGCGGCGGGGCCGTCTCCCCCGTCCCGGGCGCCGTCGTCGGCGCCAGCTTCGGCCAGTACGGGCTCTGGTCGCGCTACCACACCGGCCTGGACTTCCGGGCCGGCTACGGCGTCCCCATCAAGGCCGTGAAGTCGGGTACGGTGCTCTACGCCGGCAACAGCGGCGACTGGGCCGGCAACCACGTCGCCGTCCTGCACGGGGACGGGATGACCACGATGTCGTCGCACATGTCGTCGATGGCGGTCTCGGCCGGGCAGACCGTGCAGGCCGGCCAGGTCCTCGGGTACGTGGGCCAGA
The window above is part of the Friedmanniella luteola genome. Proteins encoded here:
- a CDS encoding cobalamin B12-binding domain-containing protein, encoding MEPSEHTATGRRLRVVVAKPGLDGHDRGAKVVARALRDAGMEVIYTGLHQTPEQIVRTALAEDADAVGLSVLSGAHLTLFARVLELLAAEDAGDVVVFGGGIIPPADRAALLELGVGEVFTPGATMADIVAWVRGHVGLDRGL
- a CDS encoding M23 family metallopeptidase, which gives rise to MLVPTPRRPARRADVVDVERRSWLSTATAALAVSALGLVLAGSITATGNAEPRPAPPGVASPQQQAVRVATPSPTPDPSVLEAFSFGGDGGEPLRQAIVAEHAAQRAEELAKDAEAISRAANQARTKARQEGLTAAEKATQAKGAELARQALERAAAARAAAVTARAAAEAAAKALAAAPTTAPTTAPTGPTAPAAPTVPDAPVVVTGGGGAVSPVPGAVVGASFGQYGLWSRYHTGLDFRAGYGVPIKAVKSGTVLYAGNSGDWAGNHVAVLHGDGMTTMSSHMSSMAVSAGQTVQAGQVLGYVGQTGRAFGPHLHFELYPAGVRYGDVYRAVDPVPWLRAAGVATR